The following proteins are co-located in the Telopea speciosissima isolate NSW1024214 ecotype Mountain lineage chromosome 9, Tspe_v1, whole genome shotgun sequence genome:
- the LOC122640477 gene encoding major pollen allergen Ole e 10: MTKAAALSLHILCFSALLLSSFNSGGTLKLVNGQKTWCVAKPSSDPKILQENIDYACSNADCTILRRGCPCSNPDNLMNHASVAMNIYYQSRGRNHWNCDFKNSGLVVITDPSYGNCRYE; this comes from the exons ATGACTAAAGCTGCAGCTCTCTCTCTTCACATTCTCTGCTTTTCTGCGCTTCTGCTCTCGTCCTTCAACTCAG GTGGAACCCTGAAGTTGGTGAATGGACAG AAAACTTGGTGTGTGGCGAAGCCTTCATCAGATCCAAAAATTCTACAAGAAAACATTGACTATGCTTGCTCTAATGCAGACTGTACTATTCTGAGAAGGGGTTGCCCATGTTCTAACCCAGATAATCTAATGAACCATGCCTCTGTAGCCATGAACATCTACTACCAGTCCAGGGGGAGGAACCATTGGAATTGTGACTTCAAGAACTCTGGTCTCGTTGTCATCACTGATCCAA GTTATGGGAACTGTCGATATGAGTAA